The Henckelia pumila isolate YLH828 chromosome 2, ASM3356847v2, whole genome shotgun sequence genome includes a window with the following:
- the LOC140884940 gene encoding non-specific lipid-transfer protein 1-like: MAISSRFVLKAMCTVLVALAVATPPAAQGQISCGAVTSALAPCFDYVLRGGQTVPNNCCNGVQSLYKEASSTAARQAVCYCLKSITSTVAAPIVANAASLPKKCGVYIPYTISPSIDCTKVR; this comes from the exons ATGGCAATCAGCTCTCGTTTTGTGCTTAAAGCTATGTGCACGGTCCTAGTTGCGCTGGCGGTGGCCACGCCGCCCGCGGCGCAAGGGCAGATCTCTTGTGGGGCGGTGACAAGCGCCTTAGCGCCTTGCTTCGACTACGTGCTTCGCGGCGGCCAAACCGTGCCTAATAATTGCTGCAACGGTGTTCAGTCGCTGTACAAGGAGGCGTCCAGCACCGCCGCCCGGCAGGCTGTTTGCTACTGCTTGAAATCCATCACCAGTACGGTCGCCGCTCCTATCGTCGCCAACGCCGCAAGCCTCCCCAAGAAATGTGGCGTCTACATTCCATATACGATCTCCCCCTCCATCGATTGCACCAA GGTGCGTTAA